The DNA region CAAGTGAGAGCAATTTAGACCGCTTGCGCCAGTTGTATCAGGAGGTAGAAGACCGGATTGAAGGGGTAGAATAATTCTAAGATTTGTGAGGCCGGCAAGATGCCGGCCTTTCTATTTAGAACCAAAATTTGCAACGGTTGATATCATATAAGCAGAGGAATAGCAGGATTGGATTATTATCTGACCCTGATTGTCCTTATAATCTCTCTATTGAGCTGTGTTGCTAGATTCTAGAGTGTGATTTTCTATGAATATTCGAGAAGCGCAACTTGAAGATATTGAAACACTCTTCAATATTAGAACTAGCGTCATCGAAAACTATCAGTCTCTTGAAGAGTTAGCTAGTCTGGGAGTTACTCCGGAGACTATTGCTAATATGTTGCAAACGGACTGTCGAGCTTGGATTGCTGAAATTGATGCAATACCGATTGCTTTTTCAATGGCGAATGTAGCGGAAAAAACGATATTTGCTATGTTCGTTCTGCCATCTTTTGAGGGTCGTGGTGCAGGACGTACTTTGATGCAGGAAGCTGAAAAATGGTTATGGCGTCAAGGAGCTAAAGAAATTTGGCTACTGACAGGCAACGATTCAAATTTAAGAGCTTATGGATTCTATCTCCATCTCGGTTGGACACCCGTAGATATACAGCCTGATGGACAAATCAAATTTATTAAACGTATAGTTATAGAAACAGAAACTTTACTGAAAGGTTAATACTGAATCTAAAATTAAAATGATATGACTGCATTAACTGTTAACTTCAACTCAATTATCAAACTGACAGATGAGCAATTTTATCAACTCTGTCAGGATAACAACGATCTGAGGTTTGAACGCAATGCTGAAGGAGAATTAATTATCATGCCGCCGGCAGGAGGAGAAACCAGCAACCGCAATGGTAGACTAACCCAGCAGTTAATGAATTGGACAGATACAAATGGCACCGGCATTGCTTTTGACTCCTCCGGAGGCTTTAAATTACCGAATGGTGCAGATCGTTCCCCTGATGCTTCTTGGGTAAAGTTAGAACGTTGGAATGCTTTAACTTCTGAGCAACAAAAGAAATTCCCTCCAATTTGCCCTGATTTTGTCGTTGAGTTACTTTCTCCAAGTGATAGCTTGAAAGACACTCAAGATAAGATGAAGGAGTACAGGGAGAATGGCGCTCTTTTGGGTTGGTTAATTAATCGGAAAAACCGGCAAGTGGAAATTTACCGTCCTGGTGAAGAAGTTGAGGTGCTTGATAATCCTGAAAGGTTAGCAGGAGAGCCGGTTCTCCCTGGTTTCGTGCTGAATCTCGAATTAATTTGGTGATTGCTAAAATCTATTACAGGTTTTTGAATTAAATAGAAAAATAAAATTTTAAAACCTTACTAGAATATTAGGAGTGTTTCGATATCCCACTTACTAAATATGTAGAGCGAGTTGAAGTAAAGCAAAACCCAACCGGCATCCCGTACTGTTAGGTTTACTATCTCAACCCGCCCCACCGGCAACACTTTTATTTTTCAGATTCGACGGGTTGCCAAACAGGAAATGGATCAAATGCTGAAGGATTCATTAAATTAACTGGACCCAAACCGGCATCCGCCCCTATATAAATTTCACTATAGCCATCGTTAGTAGATGTAACAGTCATTTTAGAAGAAGTTGGATTTTGTGCCTGTCCTGGCTCCTGACTTCCCCAAATTACTAGAAGCATCACCAACACAAACAAGCCAACAAAAGCCCCGAATTTATCAATCAATCTACCCATCTTAGAATTTTCTCACCCAATTTCTATTAGTGGACGCACAAAGTAAAGATGTTGTTACATCTAAATCGAAAGATTAAGGCGTCTTTATCGCCTTGGCGGTTCCCATAAAATAAAAGTGACTTGTCCTCACACCTGATCCCACCTGACTATGAAAGCACTTTGGCTGGAAAACAACCAACTGCAACTTCGCGATAACCTTCCCATTCCCGAACCCCCTGCCGGCGAAGCACTTGTGCGCGTTTTGCGTGCCGGCATCTGCAATACTGACATCGAACTCCTCAAAGGTTACTACCCTTACACTGGCATCTTAGGTCATGAATTTGTCGGTGTGGTAGAACAAGGGCCAGAAAATTTATTGAACCAGCGGGTGGTGGGAGAAATTAACGCAGTTTGTGGCAAATGCCGGTTCTGTCGTAGTGGACAACCCACCCACTGCGAAAACCGTACCGTCCTTGGCATCGTTAACCGCCACGGTGCGTTTGCAGAGTATCTAACGCTGCCGGCACAGAATCTGCATCCCGTACCGGATAATGTTGCCACAGATGTTGCGACATTCACAGAGCCGGTGGCTGCTGCCTTGGAAATTCAGCAACAGGTGCCGGTGCGTCCCGATCATCAAGTTTTGGTTGTAGGGGATGGCAAACTGGGGCAACTGGTGGCACAGACACTCGCACTCACCGGCTGTGACCTCTTAGTAATTGGACGTCATCGTGATAAACTACAAAACTTGGAGGCACGCGGGATCAAAACCGGCCTCGCCGACGCTGTTACAGACCGAACCTTTGACATCTCCGTTGAATGCACCGGCAACCCAGAAGGATTTGCGATTGCCCGTCGCGCCTTACGTCCACGCGGCACCCTCGTCCTTAAAAGCACCTATGCCGGCCACCTAACCTTCGATGCTTCCTCTTTAGTCGTCGATGAAATTACCCTCATCGGCTCCCGATGTGGCCCGTTTCCTCAAGCTCTCCAGTTATTATCGCAAAATGCCGTGGATGTCAAGCATCTAATCCACGCTCATTATCCTTTAGATGAAGCCCTCACAGCCTTTGACCGTGCCCAGCAGAAAGGGGTTTTGAAAATTTTGCTCGATATTGGTTAGGGGCATGGGGCATGGGGCATTGGGCATGGGGCATTGGGCATGGGGCATTGGGCATTACTCCCCTTCTCCAAATCTCACCCACTCAGCACTCAGCACGCAGCACTCAGCCCTACTCCTCCATCTCTATTCCGTATCTCAGGTGCATGGTTGGCCGGTAGTCGGGACAGCCAATTGCATCCTCAGTTAAGGCATTCGTAGGGCGCACGGGACACTTGAGCCGGTAGTCGTTGGTAAAGAATACACAGTTAGCACAAGGAATTTGGTGCATACGCTTGGCTCTAGACATTCCATCAGCGGCGGCGCTGTAGAGACTCCAACCGGCAATAATCACCACCGCCCAAGCGCAGACAAAGCAGATCGGCACCAAAAACGGCTGGATAGCTTGAATCAGAAAGTACAGTAGTTGAAACACGGCAAAATCTTTTTATGAAAGAATAAACATCATAAGTGAGATTCATCCCTCATATTAATACAACAAATTAGATGGAGTGATGAATTGTAAAAAAGAGCTAAAATCCCATCGGATAACCGGGGTTTTATGGCATGATGCCCAAGTAGATCGATCTATAGCTCTTAAACAGACCACAGGAACGCTGCTATGACCCTGCGCTTAGGTGATACCGTACCCAACTTTACTCAAGCTTCGACCCACGGCGACATTAATTTTCATGAATGGGCCGGCGATAGCTGGGTGGTGCTATTCTCCCACCCCAAAGACTTCACGCCGGTTTGCACAACCGAACTCGGCGAAGTCGCCCGCTTGAAACCCGAATTTGACAAGCGCAACGTTAAAGCGCTCGCTCTCAGCGTTGATGACGTTGAATCTCACAACGGCTGGGTGGGAGACATCGAAGAAACCCAAGGGACAGCCCTCAACTACCCCATCTTGGCAGATCCAGATCGGAAGGTTTCTGACCTTTACGACATGATCCACCCCAATGCCAACAATACCTTAACAGTTCGCTCGGTTTTCATCATTGACCCCAGCAAGAAACTGCGTCTAGTGTTCACCTACCCGGCTAGCACAGGACGCAACTTTGATGAAATCCTGCGGGTGATTGACTCACTGCAACTGACTGACAACTACAGCGTTGCCACTCCCGCCAACTGGAAAGATGGCGAAGATTGTGTGATTGTCCCTTCTATCCAAGATCCAGAAGAGTTGAAGGAAAAATTCCCCAAAGGCTACACCCCATTGAAGCCTTACTTGCGGATGACTCCTCAGCCAAACAAATAGGCCATAGGGCAATGCCCGTGCCGGTTTAACCAAAGTAAAATGTTGTAGGGTGGGCGTTGCTCACCCCGCAATATTTTTATTTTGTTCTGTCGCCGGCAGCCCCGATTGATCCGAAGCAAACTCATCTGAAATTTGAGCGAATCATCATGCTTTCATCTCCGATTGTGTTGCGGATGCCACCCGAATTGCAAATGACAGATGACCAGTTTTTTGAGTTCTGTCAGATTAACCGCGATTTAAACATCGAACGCAATAAAACTGGAGAATTGCTGATTATGTCTCCAACCGGCGGAACCACAGGCAATCGTAATTTCAATATTGCTGTACAGCTCGGAATTTGGGCAGAGCAAGATGGCACGGGGATTTGTTTTGATTCTAACAGCGGATTTAAGCTATCAATGGGTGATAAGTCGCCTGATGCTTCGTGGATGAAGCTAGAGCGGTGGAACGCTTTATCAGAAGAACAGCAAGAAAAATTTGTACCCATTTGTCCAGATTTTGTCCTTGAATTACGTTCAGCTTCTGATAACCTGAAACCGTTGCAGGAAAAAATGGAAGAATACATCAGGGAACCTGGATGTCAGCTAGGATGGTTGATTGACCGCAAACACCGGCAAGTCTACATCTACCGTCCGGGACTGCCAACGGAATGTTTAGAAAATCCCGATACCGTCAGCGCAGAGCCGGTATTGCCAGGATTTGTTTTAAATATGAGCAAAGTTTGGTAACTGAAATTTCGCCCTTTTGTTAAAAGGATTTTTTTTTCGAGTTTAAGCGCCTAATCAATTAATATTTTTAAAGAAAACAATTTAGGAAACCGCAAAATGGATATCAAAACCGGCTTTATCGGGGCAGTAGGCAACACACCATTAATTCGGATCAACAGCGTTAGTGAAGAAACCGGCTGCGAAATTTTAGGAAAAGCAGAATTTCTCAATCCGGGTGGCTCGGTGAAGGATCGGGCAGCTTTATATATTATTGAAGATGCTGAGAGAAAAGGCTTATTGAAACCAGGCGGAACCGTTGTTGAAGGAACCGCCGGCAACACCGGCATCGGTTTAGCGCACATCTGCAACGCCAAGGGTTACAAATGCCTGATTGTAATTCCAGATACACAATCTCAAGAGAAAATTGACGCATTAAGAACGCTGGGTGCAGAAGTGCGAACCGTGCCGGCGGTTCCTTATAAAGATCCCAATAACTATGTAAAACTCTCCGGCAGATTGGCATCTGAAATGGAAAATGCCATCTGGGCAAATCAATTTGATAATTTAGCAAATCGGCTGGCGCACTATGAAACAACCGGCCCGGAAATTTGGGAACAGACAGCCGGTAAAATCGATGCTTGGGTAACAGCAACTGGCACCGGAGGAACCTTTGCCGGTGTTGCAATGTTTCTCAAAGAAAAGAAGCCGACGATTAAAAATATATTAGCCGATCCAATGGGTAGCGGACTCTATAGCTACGTTAAAACCGGCGAAATTCACACAGAAGGCAGCTCGATCACCGAAGGCATTGGCAATAGCCGCGTCACCGCCAATATGGAAGGAGTTCCCATCGATGATGCGATCCAAATTGATGATCATGCAGCTGTGCGAGTGATTTACCAACTCCTCAAAAAAGACGGCTTATTTATGGGAGGATCGGTAGGGATTAATATCGCGGCTGCGGTAGAATTAGCGAAACAAATGGGTCCAGGTCACACGATTGTAACCGTACTCTGCGATGGCGGTTCGCGTTACCAGTCTCGGCTGTTTAATCGGGAGTGGCTCGCCTCAAAAGGACTTTCTCCCGATTAGTTAGGATTCAAAATTCAATCGCACAGGATAACAAATTATGCAAATTAAAACACTGGCAGCCCACGAAAAAGGCGCGGAACTCAAGCCGTTTACCTTGGAAGTGGATTCGCCCAAAGGGTATGATTGCATACTAAAAGTGTTAGCTTGCGGCATTTGCCACTCAGATATTCACGTCATTGATAATGACTGGGGAAACTCACGCTATCCCGTCGTTCCAGGTCACGAAGTGGTTGGGGAAGTGATAGAGTTAGGCGACCAAGTTAAGCATTTAAAAGCCGGTGATCGCGTTGGAGTTGGCTGGCAAGGTTCGGCTTGTTTACAGTGTCGTGATTGTCTCAGGGGAAATGAAAATCTCTGTGATAAAAATGAAGGGTTGATTATCAGCGGTTATGGTGGTTTTGCTGACTATTTACGGGTGGATTCTCGGTTTGCTTTTCCGATTCCAGCCGGCATCAAAACTGAAGCAGCCGGCCCTCTGTTGTGCGGAGGAGTTACTGTATACTCGGCTTTGCGATACGCCGGCATGAGTTCAGGTCAAGAAATTGGGGTCATCGGTGTCGGAGGACTGGGGCACATGGCTGTGCAATTTGCGAGTAAATTGGGCAACCGCGTCACGGTTTTTACCACTTCTGACGATAAAGCTGAGTTTGCAAGTAAGTTAGGCGCACATGATGCAATTGTTGTACCTGCCGGCAGTTCACCACCAGAACCAGACCGAAAATTCAATATCTTAATCAGTACCGTTCCTGCTTCTGTCGATTGGGCGGCTTATATAGAATATCTTGATTCTGATGGCACTTTAACGATGGTCGGAGTGCCCGATGAACCCCTCTCAATTCCCTTGTGGTCGTTGCTTACTAAACGTCGCAGAGTCATGAGTTCTCTAATTGGAGGTCGCGCGATTATCACTGAGATGCTTGACGTTGCAGATCGCTTTGGAATTGAGCCGATTATTGAGACGTTTCCCTTGGAACAAGTGAATGAAGCGATGGACAAAGTCCGTAGCAATAAAGTTCGCTATCGGGCTGTTCTTACGGTTAGCTAATCTGATAAATTAATCGTAATGTTGCTATCTCAAAAATAGTCACTTACTATTAACGTTTAAGCTACGCCCGCACAAAAAAACACATGAGCAAAACAAACGTTCAGTTGCCTTATTTTGATGAGCTGCTTGAGCAACTTCGCAAAGGAAATCCTGACGCCATTCAAGCTTTTGGCCGTCATGTCCATTGGGGTTACTGGGAAAACCCTGATGCTGCCGATGGGTCAGTAGCGGACTTTGCAGAGGCGGCTGAACGTTTGTGCCGGCGCGTGTGTGATAGCGGCAGTGTGGGTGATGGAATGCGTATTCTTGACTGCGGTTGCGGTTTTGGTGGCACAATTGCTAGCCTCAATGAGCGCTTTTCTAATGTCCAACTGGTAGGTTTAAATATTGACGAACGCCAGCTTGAAAGAGCAAGAAAAGAAGTCAAACCTCGTGCCGGCAATCAGATTGACTTTGTCCAAGGCGATGCCTGTGAATTGCCGTTTGAAGATGCGTCGTTTGATGTGGTTTTAGCAGTGGAATGTATTTTCCATTTTCCCAGCCGTGAACGATTTTTCAAAGAAGCGCGGCGCGTGCTAAAACCAGGGGGCAAACTAGCAATTTGCGATTTTGTGCCGACATCTTTTATGATGCCTTTCATTAAGTTTATGGATCTTTTTGTTAAAAATTCTGTATCTCAAGTTTACGGCAATGTTAATAGTCACTACACTTTGGGCGATTACCAAAATTTAGCTAAAAATACAGGATTTGTATCTCAAATTGAGGAGAATATTA from Microcoleus sp. FACHB-68 includes:
- a CDS encoding GNAT family N-acetyltransferase — protein: MNIREAQLEDIETLFNIRTSVIENYQSLEELASLGVTPETIANMLQTDCRAWIAEIDAIPIAFSMANVAEKTIFAMFVLPSFEGRGAGRTLMQEAEKWLWRQGAKEIWLLTGNDSNLRAYGFYLHLGWTPVDIQPDGQIKFIKRIVIETETLLKG
- a CDS encoding Uma2 family endonuclease is translated as MTALTVNFNSIIKLTDEQFYQLCQDNNDLRFERNAEGELIIMPPAGGETSNRNGRLTQQLMNWTDTNGTGIAFDSSGGFKLPNGADRSPDASWVKLERWNALTSEQQKKFPPICPDFVVELLSPSDSLKDTQDKMKEYRENGALLGWLINRKNRQVEIYRPGEEVEVLDNPERLAGEPVLPGFVLNLELIW
- a CDS encoding alcohol dehydrogenase catalytic domain-containing protein; amino-acid sequence: MKALWLENNQLQLRDNLPIPEPPAGEALVRVLRAGICNTDIELLKGYYPYTGILGHEFVGVVEQGPENLLNQRVVGEINAVCGKCRFCRSGQPTHCENRTVLGIVNRHGAFAEYLTLPAQNLHPVPDNVATDVATFTEPVAAALEIQQQVPVRPDHQVLVVGDGKLGQLVAQTLALTGCDLLVIGRHRDKLQNLEARGIKTGLADAVTDRTFDISVECTGNPEGFAIARRALRPRGTLVLKSTYAGHLTFDASSLVVDEITLIGSRCGPFPQALQLLSQNAVDVKHLIHAHYPLDEALTAFDRAQQKGVLKILLDIG
- a CDS encoding peroxiredoxin, with the translated sequence MTLRLGDTVPNFTQASTHGDINFHEWAGDSWVVLFSHPKDFTPVCTTELGEVARLKPEFDKRNVKALALSVDDVESHNGWVGDIEETQGTALNYPILADPDRKVSDLYDMIHPNANNTLTVRSVFIIDPSKKLRLVFTYPASTGRNFDEILRVIDSLQLTDNYSVATPANWKDGEDCVIVPSIQDPEELKEKFPKGYTPLKPYLRMTPQPNK
- a CDS encoding Uma2 family endonuclease; translation: MLSSPIVLRMPPELQMTDDQFFEFCQINRDLNIERNKTGELLIMSPTGGTTGNRNFNIAVQLGIWAEQDGTGICFDSNSGFKLSMGDKSPDASWMKLERWNALSEEQQEKFVPICPDFVLELRSASDNLKPLQEKMEEYIREPGCQLGWLIDRKHRQVYIYRPGLPTECLENPDTVSAEPVLPGFVLNMSKVW
- a CDS encoding cysteine synthase A, whose translation is MDIKTGFIGAVGNTPLIRINSVSEETGCEILGKAEFLNPGGSVKDRAALYIIEDAERKGLLKPGGTVVEGTAGNTGIGLAHICNAKGYKCLIVIPDTQSQEKIDALRTLGAEVRTVPAVPYKDPNNYVKLSGRLASEMENAIWANQFDNLANRLAHYETTGPEIWEQTAGKIDAWVTATGTGGTFAGVAMFLKEKKPTIKNILADPMGSGLYSYVKTGEIHTEGSSITEGIGNSRVTANMEGVPIDDAIQIDDHAAVRVIYQLLKKDGLFMGGSVGINIAAAVELAKQMGPGHTIVTVLCDGGSRYQSRLFNREWLASKGLSPD
- a CDS encoding NAD(P)-dependent alcohol dehydrogenase, which encodes MQIKTLAAHEKGAELKPFTLEVDSPKGYDCILKVLACGICHSDIHVIDNDWGNSRYPVVPGHEVVGEVIELGDQVKHLKAGDRVGVGWQGSACLQCRDCLRGNENLCDKNEGLIISGYGGFADYLRVDSRFAFPIPAGIKTEAAGPLLCGGVTVYSALRYAGMSSGQEIGVIGVGGLGHMAVQFASKLGNRVTVFTTSDDKAEFASKLGAHDAIVVPAGSSPPEPDRKFNILISTVPASVDWAAYIEYLDSDGTLTMVGVPDEPLSIPLWSLLTKRRRVMSSLIGGRAIITEMLDVADRFGIEPIIETFPLEQVNEAMDKVRSNKVRYRAVLTVS
- a CDS encoding class I SAM-dependent methyltransferase; the protein is MSKTNVQLPYFDELLEQLRKGNPDAIQAFGRHVHWGYWENPDAADGSVADFAEAAERLCRRVCDSGSVGDGMRILDCGCGFGGTIASLNERFSNVQLVGLNIDERQLERARKEVKPRAGNQIDFVQGDACELPFEDASFDVVLAVECIFHFPSRERFFKEARRVLKPGGKLAICDFVPTSFMMPFIKFMDLFVKNSVSQVYGNVNSHYTLGDYQNLAKNTGFVSQIEENITSNTLPTYPVVCRLMRESGNIEAGNITMGADWLGRLGLTHYMILSFDAK